Part of the Limihaloglobus sulfuriphilus genome is shown below.
AAGATTTTCAGGAGATCATGCTTCCGCTGAGCCCCGACGAGGTTCGCTCACAGGCGGCACGGTGTATGGATTGCGGAGTCCCGTTTTGTCACGGCTACGGCTGTCCGGTAGTAAACCGGATACCGGAGTTCAACGAGTACGTTTACAGCGGGCAGTGGCATGAGGCGTGCAAGATACTGCACGCAACAAACAACTTCCCGGAATTCACCGGACGGGTATGCCCCGCGCCGTGCGAGACGGCGTGTACGGCTAACCTGTGCACGGATCCTGTAAGCATACGCCATATCGAATACACGATCGTTGAGTATGGTTTTGAGCAGGGCTGGATAAAGCCGATACTGCCCGAGAGAAAAACCGGCAAGCGGGTTGCTGTGATAGGTTCGGGGCCGGCAGGGCTGGCGGCGGCCCAGCAACTTGCCCGCGCAGGCCATTCGGTCGTGGTATTTGAAAAAGACGCGGCGCCGGGCGGGCTTCTGCGGTATGGAATCCCCAATTTCAAGCTGGACAAGGCGGTGATTGACCGCCGGATTGCACAGATGGCCGGCGAGGGTGTTGAGTTTGAGACCGATACCAATGTTGGCAAGGATATCACCGGAAAATATCTGCTCAAGCGGTTTGATGCGGTATGCCTGGCAATCGGAGCCGAAACTCCAAGGGATTTGAACGTACCGGGCCGCGGGCTTGACGGCGTATATTTCGCGATGGATTTTCTCGGCCGGCAGAACAAAATTATCTGCGGCGAAGCCGTAAACGATAAAGAGATTATCAGCGCCAGGGGTAAGAATGTAGTTGTCATAGGCGGCGGCGATACCGGCAGCGACTGTGTCGGCACTTCCAACCGCCAGGGAGCAAAGAGCGTAACTCAATTCGAGATACTGCCCAAGCCGCCGGAGAGCCGGCCCCCGTCAACACCCTGGCCGATGTGGCCGGCGACAATGCGCAGCTCCAGCTCGCACGAAGAAGGCTGCACAAGGCGATGGTCTGTCAGCACAAAGCGTGTCCTCGGTACAGAGACACGGGTTCGCGGGCTCGAATGCGTCGAGGTAGAATGGAGTAAAAACCGCAAAGGCGCCTGGCAGATGAAGGAAGTCCCGGGCAGTGAGTTTGAAATAGAGGCAGAGCTGGTGCTTCTGGCGATGGGTTTTGTTCACCCAAAACACGCGGGGCTTGTGGATGAGTTTGAGCTCGAAACCGACCGGCGGGGCAATATCGTTATTGACCGCAACGGCATGACTTCGCGTGAAGGTGTCTTTGCCGCGGGCGACAGTATTATGGGTGCTTCATTGGTGGTTAGAGCCATTGCCGACGGACGAAAAACCGCAGAGGGAATAGATAACCGGCTCTTAGCCGAATAACATAACGGCAGTCAAGATATCCCGTGAATTTATCCGCTGCCCCGTTGAAATATCGCCAAACGGGGCAGCGGAACTCAAATATAAAAGCATTTTGGGACGAAAAGCGAGTTTGTTTTCAAAAATATAATTCTTTTCTAAACTCAATTTCCACAAACTGTTTCAATAAAATCAAGGCTTTAGAAAAACGTTAAAATTGTTTTTTGCTTGACAACCGGCTTCAAGGTGTTTAACGTAAACTACGATTAGGAAAAAGCCGTCGCAGCGTGCGGCGGCGGAGAAAACAATTCTTCAACGTCTTGCACCTCTGATACCAAGGTATTTTATCGGGAGATTGTATGATGAAAAACCTATTATTCATTTCTTTAATTACTTTTTTTGTGTTCGCAGTCAGCGCAGACTGGGACGAGGGAGACGGCCACAAGATGCACTGGCCTCAAGAACCAAAACCTCAGGGCCTGGATGTTGAATTTGCTATGACAATGCTGGCTGATGACTGGCAGTGCACATGGACAGGACCGGTAGATGACATTCATTTCTGGGTTTCATGGAAAGAAAATCTGATTCAGCCGATAAACCAAATTTCGGTTACGATCTTTTCCGACATACCCGCAGACCCGCAAGATCCTACAACTTACAGTATGCCGGGGCAGTCTTTGTGGGATGCGGATTTTGATTTTGCATTAGGCCAGTTTGAGAGAAGGCCCATGCTGCCGGATGAGCAAGGCTGGTTTGTAGCTCCGACCGATCCGACTCAGCCGGGAACAGTTATTCCCTGGCAGGCGGGGGACCATGAAGAGTGGGAACAGATCAATATCACAAAAATTTCAGATTTGATGCAGCCGTTCAACCAGGAAGAGGGAACCATATACTGGCTTGGTTTGGAGATCTTTACAGAAGACCTATCAGGTGTCCTGCAGCCGACTCCATTTGTTGGCTGGAAAGAGACCGACCGGAACTGGAACGATGACGCTGTCTGGATGAATATTGATCCTCCAGACGGTTATCCGGACCTCTACTGGACAGAACTTGTAAACCCCGAACTCGGAACATCTATTGATCTGGCATTTGTTATCACCCCCGAGCCGGCGACTATCGCCCTGCTGGCGATCGGCGGTTTGTTTATCAGAAAAAGATAAGAAACCAAAACAACACAGCATGGAAAAAGTGCATATATGTTTTCAGACTCCTCCTTGCTGGCAGTGCCTGTAAGGGGAGTCTGTGTGTGTTCAGGGATAGTAATGTAAAGAGATTTTATACCACGATTTTTGTTTTTTTAGGAGAAAGCACGATGAAAAAACTTACCATTATTTCATTTATTTTGTTGTTTGTCTGGGCTGCAGGCGCTGACTGGGTTCCAATCCCAGAGGATAACCCGACTAACCACAAAATGCACTCGGCTCAAACGCCTGATGAGTTCGGAATTGACGTGGGATTTGAAGGTTCTATTCTTGCCGATGACTGGCAGTGCAGCGAAACCGGTAATGTCGATGACATTCACTTCTGGATATCATGGCATGATGATCAAGTCGTTGAGATCGACCGGATTTCAGTAAATATTTATTCTGATATACCGGCAGATCAGTCTTCGACTGGATACAGTGTGCCCGGAGACGTGGAATGGAGCAGAGATTTTGATTCTGGAGAGTTTAACCTCCTGCGGTTGGATGATACAGGCTTGAAAGACTGGCTTACTCCTTCAAACAATATTAATGAAGATTCCTTCATTGCTGATAACCATGTAACCTGGGATCAGGTAAACATAACAGATATCCAAAACCCATTTCCTCAGGAAAAAGGTACTATTTACTGGTTAGGCCTGGAGATATTAGAAGACATTGGAAGTCCGGACTACGAACCAATCCTGACGGCAGGCTGGAAGGAAACTACTGAAAACTGGAATGATGACTCAGTATGGTGGGATTCAAGTAATCTCGAATGGGTTGAACTTATTAATCCGATAATCCCAGATCCGTCTGCGAACTCTATTGATCTGGCATTTGTTATCACCCCCGAGCCGGCAAGTGTGCTAATTATGGCAATCGGGACTTTGCTGATTAGGAAAAAATAACAGAGTGTAAAAGATTGTAACATAAATAAAGGTTCATATCGATAAAGAATAGTATGAACCGCAGAACAGATATGTGATATGTACAGATTCTCCGCGGGTGTTTTGCCTGCGGAGGTTTTGTATAGATGTATATATTAAAGAACCGCAAGGGTATGGTACCCGTTTGCGTGTTCAAAATTGCGCCGCCTTGAGCGGTCAAAGAAGTTGTTCAATAAAAAAGGAGAAAGAAAATGAGAAGAATTATGTTGGTGGTACTTGCGGTATCAGCGGCCTGCGTTATCGCTGCGCCCTCTTTGCAGATCAGCAAACCGCCTGTTGTCCCTTTTGAAAGCTGGAGCGGGCCCGAGGGTGACCCTCACTCTGTGCAGGGGCAGTGGTTTCAGGATATCAGCAGCGGAGCGGAGGAATTTGGTACACACGAATTCTATGACAATCTTTCCGGCTCCGGCGGCGGCTTTGCGATTCACCGGTCAATCTCAAGCATTGTTGCCCAGACCTACACAAATTCCGGCGGTGATCTTGTCCGTTTTGACATGAGTATCACAGTCAGAAACGACACTCCCGGCGGCGGAACCGGCTGGGCAGACGGAGCCAACAGCCACAATGAAAGCCTCTCAACACAGACTATGTACTCAGGAACCCTTTACGATACCAGGGTGGCGGTTGAATTCGCTTTTGAACCTGTTTCTCTGGGAAACTGGCTCGATGCCGGCGGCGAAGGCGGCTCGCCGTATTTTGATGTTGAGATCCCGCTGATAGCGGTTGAGCCTGATAAATTGGGCTGGTACTGCTGGTCGCCCCAAAACGAGCCGGGTATTCAGCCATACGGAGCGTATATTGTTCCGGTTTATGATTTTGGCGACATCCCGCAGGGTGAGCAGGTATCAAGGATTATCAGTTTTGAAATTGGTTACCCGCTGTCACCGGATCATCCGCTTTCAGTGCTGCTTGAGAGCGGCAGTGACCTGCTGTTTAACCGTTCAAGCTCGCTCAAGATCAGCAACTGGGGCGCAGAGCTGAAAAACGATTACGGATTTGCCTATCCCTACGAAGACCCTCAGATTCCGGGAATGAGCAGCAATGTCTCCGTTTTTCACAACGTACCCGAACCGTCGGGGCTGCTGTTGTTTGCCGCGGCAGTGTTTATGAAGCGTATTACAAAAATGTAAGGCAGATATAACACCTGGTTTACAGGCAGTCAGCGCTATTGAAGACATGGCGATTGTATGAAAGCTCTCCTTGTGATTCAGGAGAGGTGGATGTTCTTGCCGGAAAACTGCTTTCTGTATTCCAGAGGCGTAAGGCCGGTGTTCATTTTGAAATATCTCGAAATATGGCTTGAGTCATTGAGGCCGATTCTAAACGCGATCTCCGAGACGCTCATGTGCGAATTTATCAGCATGTGAGATATCGCGTCTATCTGCGCTCGTTTGATTTCGTCTGCTACCGTTCGGCCGATATGCTCTTTGAATTTGCGGGAAAGAGTCCTTCTCGAGAGGTTTACGGCATCGGCGACCTCTGTGACCTGCAGCGGCGACATGCTGTTGTTTTTGAT
Proteins encoded:
- a CDS encoding glutamate synthase subunit beta, translated to MGKPTGFMEYSREVESHRPIDERIKDFQEIMLPLSPDEVRSQAARCMDCGVPFCHGYGCPVVNRIPEFNEYVYSGQWHEACKILHATNNFPEFTGRVCPAPCETACTANLCTDPVSIRHIEYTIVEYGFEQGWIKPILPERKTGKRVAVIGSGPAGLAAAQQLARAGHSVVVFEKDAAPGGLLRYGIPNFKLDKAVIDRRIAQMAGEGVEFETDTNVGKDITGKYLLKRFDAVCLAIGAETPRDLNVPGRGLDGVYFAMDFLGRQNKIICGEAVNDKEIISARGKNVVVIGGGDTGSDCVGTSNRQGAKSVTQFEILPKPPESRPPSTPWPMWPATMRSSSSHEEGCTRRWSVSTKRVLGTETRVRGLECVEVEWSKNRKGAWQMKEVPGSEFEIEAELVLLAMGFVHPKHAGLVDEFELETDRRGNIVIDRNGMTSREGVFAAGDSIMGASLVVRAIADGRKTAEGIDNRLLAE
- a CDS encoding PEP-CTERM sorting domain-containing protein (PEP-CTERM proteins occur, often in large numbers, in the proteomes of bacteria that also encode an exosortase, a predicted intramembrane cysteine proteinase. The presence of a PEP-CTERM domain at a protein's C-terminus predicts cleavage within the sorting domain, followed by covalent anchoring to some some component of the (usually Gram-negative) cell surface. Many PEP-CTERM proteins exhibit an unusual sequence composition that includes large numbers of potential glycosylation sites. Expression of one such protein has been shown restore the ability of a bacterium to form floc, a type of biofilm.) — its product is MMKNLLFISLITFFVFAVSADWDEGDGHKMHWPQEPKPQGLDVEFAMTMLADDWQCTWTGPVDDIHFWVSWKENLIQPINQISVTIFSDIPADPQDPTTYSMPGQSLWDADFDFALGQFERRPMLPDEQGWFVAPTDPTQPGTVIPWQAGDHEEWEQINITKISDLMQPFNQEEGTIYWLGLEIFTEDLSGVLQPTPFVGWKETDRNWNDDAVWMNIDPPDGYPDLYWTELVNPELGTSIDLAFVITPEPATIALLAIGGLFIRKR